A genome region from Brassica oleracea var. oleracea cultivar TO1000 chromosome C2, BOL, whole genome shotgun sequence includes the following:
- the LOC106319458 gene encoding sugar transporter ERD6-like 6: protein MSFRDETEDARNDLRRPFIHTGSWYRMGSRQSSMMGSSQIIKDNSISVLACVLIVALGPIQFGFTCGYSSPTQAEITKDLGLTVSEYSVFGSLSNVGAMVGAIASGQIAEYIGRKGSLMIAAIPNIIGWLCISFAKDTSFLYMGRLLEGFGVGIISYTVPVYIAEIAPQNMRGGLGSVNQLSVTIGIMLAYLLGLFVPWRILAVLGTLPCIVLIPGLFFIPESPRWLAKMGMTDDFETSLQVLRGFETDITVEVNEIKRSVASSTKRSSTVRFVDLKRRRYYFPLMVGIGLLVLQQLGGINGVLFYSSTIFESAGVTSSNAATFGVGAIQVVATAISTWLVDKAGRRLLLTISSVGMTISLVIVAAAFYLKGFVSPDSDMYSMLSILSVVGVVAMVVSFSLGMGPIPWLIMSEILPVNIKGLAGSIATLANWFFSWLITMTANLLLAWSSGATFTIYGVVCAFTVVFVTLWVPETKGKTLEELQALFR, encoded by the exons ATGAGTTTCAGGGATGAAACAGAGGATGCGAGGAATGATCTGCGACGACCATTCATCCACACGGGAAGCTGGTACCGGATGGGTTCGAGACAATCTAGTATGATGGGTTCGTCTCAGATTATTAAAGACAACTCAATCTCTGTTCTTGCTTGTGTCTTGATCGTTGCTCTTGGTCCTATTCAATTCGGATTCACT TGTGGTTATTCTTCTCCAACTCAAGCTGAAATCACCAAGGATCTTGGTTTAACTGTATCTGAG TACTCTGTGTTTGGTTCTCTGTCCAATGTGGGTGCTATGGTTGGTGCAATTGCTAGTGGTCAGATTGCAGAATACATTGGAAGAAAAGGG TCTCTGATGATTGCTGCGATTCCCAATATCATTGGATGGCTTTGCATATCATTTGCGAAA GATACTTCTTTTCTTTACATGGGGCGTCTTTTAGAAGGCTTTGGTGTTGGTATCATCTCTTACACG GTGCCTGTATATATAGCTGAGATAGCTCCACAAAACATGAGAGGAGGATTGGGTTCAGTTAACCAG CTTTCCGTAACAATTGGAATAATGCTGGCTTACTTACTTGGCCTCTTTGTTCCATGGAGAATTCTAGCAGTTCTTG GTACATTGCCTTGCATAGTACTCATACCAGGCCTCTTTTTCATCCCTGAATCTCCTCGCTGGCTG GCAAAGATGGGTATGACTGATGATTTTGAGACTTCATTACAAGTTCTTAGAGGATTTGAGACGGATATCACCGTTGAGGTTAATGAAATCAAG AGATCTGTGGCATCATCTACAAAGCGATCATCTACAGTTCGGTTTGTAGATCTCAAGCGCAGGAGATACTACTTCCCTCTTATG GTTGGTATAGGGTTGCTTGTACTTCAACAACTCGGTGGAATCAATGGCGTCCTGTTTTATTCCAGTACAATCTTTGAATCTGCAG GAGTTACCTCGAGTAACGCAGCAACATTTGGGGTCGGTGCTATTCAGGTAGTGGCCACTGCAATATCAACATGGTTGGTGGACAAAGCAGGTCGTAGGCTTCTGCTTACT ATCTCTTCGGTTGGGATGACGATTAGCCTTGTGATTGTTGCAGCTGCTTTCTACCTTAAG GGATTTGTGTCTCCTGATTCAGACATGTACAGTATGCTGAGCATCTTGTCAGTAGTAGGAGTAGTG GCAATGGTTGTTTCTTTCTCATTGGGAATGGGACCAATCCCATGGCTCATTATGTCTGAG ATCCTTCCTGTGAACATAAAGGGTTTAGCTGGCAGTATAGCAACTTTAGCTAATTGGTTCTTCTCTTGGTTGATCACCATGACTGCTAACTTGCTCTTAGCCTGGAGCAGTGGAG CAACTTTCACTATATACGGGGTGGTTTGTGCATTCACAGTGGTGTTTGTGACTCTGTGGGTTCCTGAGACCAAAGGGAAAACGCTTGAAGAACTTCAAGCCTTATTCAGATGA